In one window of Bifidobacterium sp. WK041_4_12 DNA:
- a CDS encoding PTS transporter subunit IIC translates to MVYAVTKNFWFAVAFSWIIFAVVLKVADLAAPYIQKQYNLKGISFPHVAGLAWTPIAIMVNWVVDRIPGLRKVEFNAEKIQKRFGAFGEPVVLGFILGLVIGILAGYSPDKVLSLSVNVAAAMVLLPKMIDVLIEGLITVRDAAEKQLKVWFPDREFYIGMDTALLIGNPSVLATGLLLIPIAIVLALILPGNSMLPFADLASLTFILALVTPFVRQNMFKMLIVGTLSIIVILYVGSDISPFFTQSATMANIKLPADFSGIGSMTGAASSWIGWVAVKVGQLFNSIV, encoded by the coding sequence TTGGTCTATGCGGTAACAAAGAACTTCTGGTTTGCAGTGGCGTTCAGCTGGATTATTTTTGCGGTGGTGCTCAAAGTCGCTGATCTGGCAGCGCCTTACATTCAGAAGCAATACAATCTCAAGGGCATCTCATTCCCCCATGTTGCAGGACTGGCATGGACTCCTATAGCCATCATGGTCAACTGGGTGGTTGATAGAATCCCAGGATTGCGCAAGGTCGAATTCAACGCCGAGAAGATTCAGAAGCGCTTCGGAGCCTTTGGCGAACCCGTTGTCCTTGGATTCATACTTGGCTTGGTTATCGGCATACTCGCAGGATACAGCCCCGACAAGGTGCTGAGCCTGTCCGTCAACGTGGCTGCGGCTATGGTGTTGCTGCCTAAGATGATCGACGTGCTGATCGAAGGACTGATAACCGTCCGCGATGCTGCTGAAAAGCAGTTGAAGGTGTGGTTCCCGGATCGCGAGTTCTACATTGGTATGGATACTGCGTTGCTTATTGGCAATCCTTCCGTGTTGGCAACCGGCCTGCTGCTTATCCCGATCGCTATCGTGCTCGCACTGATTCTGCCGGGCAACTCCATGCTGCCTTTCGCAGATTTGGCTTCGCTGACATTCATCCTTGCTCTGGTCACGCCGTTCGTGCGGCAGAACATGTTCAAGATGCTGATTGTCGGTACGCTGAGCATCATCGTGATTCTCTACGTCGGTTCAGATATCTCGCCATTCTTCACGCAGTCCGCAACTATGGCAAACATCAAGCTGCCTGCTGATTTCTCTGGAATCGGCAGCATGACGGGTGCCGCAAGCTCGTGGATTGGATGGGTTGCCGTCAAGGTCGGACAGCTTTTCAACTCAATAGTGTGA
- a CDS encoding PTS transporter subunit IIC, with protein MNFINTIVSLGAAVMMPIIFFVVGLIFKLGIGKSFKAGMTVGVGFVGVSMVINLLLTNLGPASKAMVNRLGMHLNVVDVGWPTASTIGWGTPIMAVTVIGFIAINALMLFLKFTKTVDVDFQLLEFPSGWRFGLCGNKELLVCSGVQLDYFCGGAQSR; from the coding sequence ATGAATTTCATCAACACCATTGTCAGCCTTGGGGCTGCTGTGATGATGCCGATAATATTCTTCGTCGTTGGACTTATTTTCAAGCTGGGCATAGGTAAATCCTTCAAGGCTGGCATGACGGTCGGCGTGGGATTTGTCGGCGTGAGCATGGTCATCAATCTGCTGCTTACCAATCTTGGGCCAGCATCGAAGGCCATGGTTAATCGTCTGGGCATGCATTTGAATGTCGTGGATGTCGGCTGGCCAACGGCATCGACCATCGGCTGGGGAACTCCTATCATGGCTGTCACCGTCATTGGTTTCATCGCCATCAATGCTTTGATGCTGTTTCTGAAGTTCACGAAGACCGTGGATGTGGATTTTCAACTACTGGAATTTCCTTCAGGTTGGCGCTTTGGTCTATGCGGTAACAAAGAACTTCTGGTTTGCAGTGGCGTTCAGCTGGATTATTTTTGCGGTGGTGCTCAAAGTCGCTGA
- the xylB gene encoding xylulokinase has protein sequence MVMGVDSSTQSCKVEFRDADEGTLISSGRAPHPPATPPVSEQNANSWWEALVKATKNAIAELPIGRKPTDVAAVSVDAQCHGLVILNKNKEVIRQVKLWNDTTTAPYCDWLQDTIGKEEWINKVGSLPTAAFTLSKVAYVADNEPELWAQADAIMLPHDYLTFRLCGRYVTDRSEASGTGYFNSEHNEYLRDLITLAVNGNGPTGDQLVLPDVLAPNERAGGLTDEAAWALGLPKGIPVGPGCGDSHSTALGLGVGQGELVLSLGTSGVVFTPSDHPVYDPKGYVNGVADATGGWLPLVCVLNCAKALDTARSWLGVNFNELNGLAMAAHSRADRPVFVPYLDGERTPNLPKATGTIAGLTSSDTRESLALAFIEGIALGLDDGRRALVDAGVPSEGSIRLAGGGSNSIALAGTIADLAGREVVDTGITEAACRGASIQAAAVLSGAKVTEVRDAWKPQAEVVASPRTGRHLDELRERYAAASTWRGLDRCAKVESKGHPSTHAKQPVAA, from the coding sequence ATGGTCATGGGGGTAGATTCCTCAACGCAATCATGCAAGGTAGAATTCAGAGATGCCGATGAAGGCACTCTGATTAGTTCAGGCAGAGCACCACATCCACCGGCAACTCCACCAGTCAGCGAGCAGAATGCAAACTCATGGTGGGAAGCGCTGGTGAAGGCAACGAAGAATGCCATCGCTGAACTGCCTATCGGAAGAAAGCCAACCGATGTCGCCGCTGTTTCAGTTGACGCGCAGTGCCACGGCTTGGTTATTCTCAACAAGAACAAAGAGGTCATTCGCCAGGTCAAGCTGTGGAACGACACCACCACGGCACCATACTGCGACTGGTTGCAAGATACCATCGGCAAGGAAGAGTGGATCAACAAGGTGGGTTCACTGCCCACTGCAGCTTTCACCCTCTCCAAGGTTGCCTATGTTGCCGACAATGAGCCGGAATTGTGGGCTCAGGCTGACGCAATCATGCTGCCTCACGATTATCTGACCTTCCGTTTGTGCGGCAGATATGTGACTGACCGTTCTGAGGCATCCGGCACCGGTTACTTCAATTCCGAGCACAACGAATACCTGCGTGACTTGATTACCCTTGCAGTCAATGGCAATGGACCGACCGGCGATCAGCTCGTCCTGCCAGATGTCTTGGCACCGAATGAGCGCGCAGGCGGACTCACCGACGAAGCTGCATGGGCTCTGGGACTGCCAAAAGGCATTCCAGTTGGTCCGGGCTGCGGCGATTCGCACAGTACAGCCCTGGGTCTTGGAGTTGGACAGGGCGAGCTTGTGCTCTCACTCGGAACTTCAGGCGTGGTGTTTACACCATCCGACCATCCTGTTTATGACCCGAAGGGCTATGTCAATGGTGTGGCAGATGCCACAGGCGGCTGGCTTCCACTGGTCTGCGTACTGAATTGCGCCAAGGCGCTGGATACTGCACGCAGCTGGCTCGGCGTTAACTTCAATGAGCTTAACGGTTTGGCCATGGCTGCTCACAGCAGAGCCGACCGACCTGTTTTCGTGCCGTATCTCGATGGCGAACGTACCCCGAATCTTCCTAAGGCAACAGGAACGATCGCAGGACTCACCTCATCTGATACCAGAGAATCACTGGCTTTGGCATTTATTGAAGGCATCGCGTTGGGCTTGGACGATGGCCGTAGGGCTTTGGTTGATGCAGGAGTTCCATCAGAGGGTTCCATCCGCCTTGCCGGTGGTGGCTCAAATTCGATTGCGCTTGCAGGAACCATTGCGGATCTTGCCGGACGCGAGGTTGTCGATACGGGCATCACGGAAGCGGCCTGCCGCGGAGCGAGCATTCAAGCTGCCGCAGTGCTCTCGGGCGCTAAGGTCACCGAGGTTCGCGATGCTTGGAAGCCGCAGGCTGAGGTCGTGGCTTCGCCCAGAACAGGACGTCATCTGGACGAATTGCGTGAACGGTACGCTGCCGCTTCCACATGGCGTGGCTTGGATCGCTGCGCGAAAGTGGAATCAAAGGGACATCCATCAACGCATGCGAAGCAGCCAGTAGCGGCGTAA
- a CDS encoding SIS domain-containing protein has protein sequence MVSVADVTSSITKTLTLEGEEIAKLTKTLDSEQITKLIDIIVNRKGNILLTGCGTSAMAAKKTMHTLNVIGVPAFFLSPADATNGSLGAVGANDTVIIITKGGTTRELLAFTPNLQEKGCTIVTVTEKTESPLAKAADLVVYVHVDHEADTFNMLATTSTLGVIATFDAVAIAIMEISHFSKGQFLENHPSGDVGDRLKAHED, from the coding sequence ATGGTAAGCGTGGCTGATGTAACCAGCAGTATCACCAAGACGCTGACACTCGAAGGCGAGGAAATTGCAAAGCTGACGAAGACGCTTGACTCTGAGCAAATTACCAAGCTGATTGACATTATCGTCAATCGCAAGGGAAATATTCTGCTCACCGGATGCGGCACATCTGCAATGGCAGCAAAGAAGACCATGCACACTCTCAATGTTATCGGTGTGCCTGCATTCTTCCTGAGCCCAGCCGATGCAACCAATGGCTCTTTGGGCGCAGTAGGGGCAAACGACACGGTGATTATCATCACCAAGGGTGGAACCACCCGCGAGTTGCTCGCCTTTACCCCTAACCTTCAGGAGAAGGGCTGCACCATCGTCACGGTGACTGAGAAGACCGAATCTCCTCTGGCAAAAGCGGCGGATTTGGTCGTCTACGTTCATGTCGATCATGAGGCTGACACCTTTAACATGTTGGCGACAACGAGCACCTTGGGCGTTATCGCAACCTTCGACGCGGTGGCTATCGCCATCATGGAGATTTCTCACTTCTCCAAGGGACAATTCCTTGAGAACCATCCTTCTGGCGATGTTGGTGATCGCCTGAAGGCCCATGAGGACTGA
- a CDS encoding sugar ABC transporter ATP-binding protein, producing MSDTTKGAPAQGLRVDGIVKRYSGVAVLKGVSVTVKPGEVVGLVGHNGAGKSTLMRMIAGADRPDSGTISIDGTVHSFSSPAEALEVGIGTVYQELSLLPNLTVTQNVFLGDELTKAGLLKRDEMREIARDVGKRFGLKLDPDRRVGDYPVATRQLLEIAIATRSNAKYLMLDEPTTSLEGDQVDSFLEVVRSLADDGLGIIFVDHKLEELYAVATRVVALVDGEVRINQAVADVSRTDVIRAIAGDEAAALADTPVQREAPPAKTGEATVTVRGLKSSKLGNVNLDAHAGHILGLYGLVGSGRTEILRAIAGLDRVSGGSITIKGRKVTRNSPQVAQRNGIAYLSEERKIDGIVPGLDSPTNVILPVLSRFRQWGFLQKPKAYKYATGLMDELRVKGNRTGPVASLSGGNQQKVLFARVLAQEPQIVLLDEPTKGVDLAVKAEIHRLTKSLAHDQGLTVIVVSSEEDEICDISDEVIVVSEGSCAANPTPINQVTPAILRETAWAVA from the coding sequence ATGTCAGATACAACAAAGGGTGCACCCGCTCAAGGTTTGCGCGTTGATGGCATTGTGAAGCGCTACTCAGGTGTGGCGGTTCTTAAAGGAGTGTCGGTAACGGTCAAACCAGGTGAAGTCGTGGGCTTGGTCGGCCACAATGGTGCAGGAAAGTCTACATTGATGAGGATGATTGCCGGTGCAGACCGGCCTGATTCTGGCACCATCAGCATCGACGGTACCGTGCACTCATTCTCTTCGCCCGCAGAAGCGCTGGAAGTCGGCATAGGCACGGTGTATCAGGAACTGTCATTGCTGCCAAATCTCACGGTTACGCAAAACGTATTCCTCGGAGACGAACTCACCAAGGCAGGTCTGCTGAAGCGTGATGAAATGCGTGAGATTGCTCGCGATGTCGGCAAGCGCTTCGGTCTTAAGCTGGATCCAGACCGTCGAGTCGGCGACTACCCAGTGGCAACACGCCAGCTCCTGGAGATTGCCATTGCCACAAGAAGCAACGCGAAGTATCTCATGCTTGACGAACCTACGACCAGTCTTGAAGGAGATCAGGTCGATAGCTTCCTCGAAGTGGTGCGATCCCTCGCAGATGACGGGTTAGGCATTATCTTCGTGGATCACAAGCTCGAAGAGCTGTATGCCGTCGCAACGCGAGTCGTGGCTCTGGTCGATGGCGAGGTGAGAATCAATCAGGCGGTGGCGGACGTGTCGCGCACTGACGTGATTCGAGCAATCGCCGGCGATGAGGCCGCTGCTCTGGCAGATACTCCTGTCCAACGGGAAGCTCCGCCTGCGAAGACCGGAGAGGCTACGGTCACCGTTCGTGGTCTCAAATCCTCGAAACTCGGCAATGTCAACCTCGATGCCCATGCTGGCCACATACTTGGTCTCTATGGACTCGTTGGTTCAGGACGTACGGAAATTCTTCGTGCCATTGCCGGACTGGATCGCGTCAGCGGAGGGTCGATAACTATCAAGGGTCGGAAGGTGACACGGAACAGCCCACAGGTAGCTCAGCGCAACGGTATTGCATATCTCAGTGAGGAACGCAAAATCGATGGCATAGTTCCAGGGCTGGATTCACCCACGAATGTGATTCTTCCGGTGCTCAGTCGCTTCAGGCAGTGGGGGTTCCTTCAGAAGCCCAAGGCATACAAATATGCTACGGGACTGATGGACGAGCTACGAGTAAAAGGCAATAGAACAGGGCCGGTTGCCAGTCTCTCTGGTGGTAATCAGCAGAAAGTGCTTTTTGCCAGAGTGTTGGCGCAGGAACCGCAGATCGTGCTGCTCGATGAACCAACCAAAGGTGTTGACCTTGCTGTCAAGGCAGAGATACACCGTCTCACCAAATCGCTTGCCCATGACCAGGGACTCACGGTGATTGTCGTCTCCAGCGAGGAAGACGAAATCTGTGACATCTCGGATGAAGTGATTGTGGTCAGCGAGGGTAGCTGTGCTGCAAACCCGACTCCGATTAATCAGGTAACACCTGCGATACTGCGTGAAACTGCGTGGGCGGTTGCATGA
- a CDS encoding substrate-binding domain-containing protein — protein MRRHLLMGAAALASLTLLLSGCSSGFDTGTGSTSNGGDKTARPAACEVDSPYVAVALPNLTNPFYVSMKQGFEKAGKDAGFKIEVQIADDDDAAQLAQVQAMLQKKPCALALNPVKSEPAAAIVKAANDVNVPVFTVNAKVDEESLKAQNAFVTQYLGADNVAGGQTIADMVLEDFGKDADLRIGFVNEPDETAPRLRDEGFKKAIASDPNAKVVDEVDGNVKMDDSLKAATELLSGHPDINVIFANTAPSVYGTLQALQGNSKVKLYGFCAPEEPLSGPYVGCVAQQPGQDGADVIGQIVEYIDGKTPKATILKDLKAFRAGETPAAGLVG, from the coding sequence ATGCGACGACATCTACTGATGGGTGCGGCAGCACTCGCCTCACTCACTCTTCTTCTTAGCGGATGCAGCAGCGGTTTTGATACGGGAACGGGATCTACTTCGAATGGTGGCGACAAAACCGCTCGTCCCGCAGCCTGTGAAGTTGATTCGCCATACGTGGCTGTAGCGTTGCCGAATCTCACGAATCCATTTTATGTGTCAATGAAGCAAGGTTTTGAAAAGGCTGGCAAGGACGCTGGCTTCAAGATCGAAGTGCAGATTGCCGATGACGACGATGCTGCGCAGCTCGCACAAGTTCAGGCAATGCTGCAAAAGAAGCCTTGCGCATTGGCTCTTAACCCTGTGAAATCCGAGCCTGCCGCCGCTATCGTGAAGGCAGCCAATGATGTAAATGTGCCCGTATTCACGGTGAACGCCAAGGTTGACGAAGAATCGTTGAAGGCACAGAACGCATTTGTGACCCAGTACTTGGGTGCGGACAACGTTGCCGGTGGGCAAACGATTGCCGATATGGTGTTGGAAGATTTCGGTAAGGACGCCGATTTGCGTATCGGATTCGTAAACGAGCCGGACGAGACAGCACCGAGACTGCGAGACGAAGGCTTCAAGAAAGCTATAGCGAGTGATCCCAATGCCAAGGTTGTCGACGAGGTTGATGGAAACGTAAAGATGGACGACTCATTGAAAGCCGCCACCGAGCTACTCTCTGGTCACCCTGATATCAACGTGATCTTTGCCAACACAGCTCCCTCCGTCTATGGAACCTTGCAAGCTCTACAAGGCAACAGCAAGGTTAAGCTCTATGGATTCTGTGCACCGGAAGAACCGCTGAGCGGTCCTTATGTAGGCTGCGTTGCCCAGCAACCGGGACAAGACGGCGCTGACGTGATTGGGCAGATTGTAGAGTACATCGATGGCAAAACACCTAAGGCAACGATTCTGAAGGATCTCAAGGCCTTCCGAGCAGGTGAAACCCCAGCAGCAGGCTTGGTTGGCTGA
- a CDS encoding ABC transporter permease encodes MRRRIPEEMGIAAVVVLVAVILSVMSPTFRTLENAQLLLLNGAVIAFLALGQTFVLLTGGIDLSTGSTVALTGMIAALTIKAGAPWWLGALAAITVGALVGAFNGFIIHYIKLPPFIVTFATFGVAASIPLILTGASSVNVADPMFAIIGRSSLLGIPMPVLLAGIAATFFTVLLKLTATGVHIYSVGGNAETSRLAGIRIDRVTVMVYVISGICAAMGGLIITSRLMVGYPSAGSGNELFYSIAAAVVGGVSLFGGIGSIPGALLGAVLIATVSNGMNVVGVDSYWQPLVIGLIILVGVILDTYRRQISISEILARLRGGTDNKHAAPAVPASPDNVATAPATAQ; translated from the coding sequence ATGCGACGACGTATCCCCGAGGAGATGGGTATCGCGGCGGTGGTCGTTCTGGTCGCTGTCATATTAAGCGTAATGTCCCCCACTTTTCGAACACTTGAGAACGCACAATTATTGCTGCTCAACGGCGCGGTGATTGCGTTCCTTGCACTCGGCCAGACTTTTGTGCTGCTTACCGGCGGCATAGATTTGTCAACTGGTTCGACTGTGGCATTGACCGGAATGATAGCCGCCCTGACAATCAAGGCCGGGGCACCGTGGTGGCTTGGCGCGTTGGCTGCCATCACAGTCGGCGCTTTAGTTGGCGCCTTTAACGGTTTCATTATTCATTACATCAAGCTGCCACCGTTCATCGTGACGTTTGCAACGTTCGGTGTCGCGGCAAGTATCCCGCTGATTCTTACTGGAGCCAGCTCCGTGAATGTTGCTGACCCCATGTTCGCGATAATCGGACGCAGCTCATTGCTGGGCATTCCAATGCCGGTGCTGTTGGCCGGTATAGCAGCAACATTCTTTACCGTTCTGCTCAAGCTCACGGCAACCGGCGTGCATATCTATTCCGTTGGCGGGAACGCTGAGACCAGTCGACTTGCAGGTATCCGCATAGATCGTGTCACCGTTATGGTATACGTCATCAGCGGCATCTGCGCGGCGATGGGCGGTCTGATCATCACCAGCCGTCTCATGGTCGGTTACCCCAGCGCAGGGTCAGGCAATGAGCTGTTTTACTCGATTGCCGCAGCGGTGGTTGGTGGCGTGAGCCTGTTCGGTGGCATAGGCAGTATTCCTGGAGCACTTCTGGGAGCTGTGCTGATTGCCACGGTGTCCAATGGCATGAACGTTGTCGGTGTAGACAGCTACTGGCAGCCATTGGTTATCGGTCTGATCATTCTGGTCGGTGTCATCCTCGACACGTATCGACGTCAGATTTCCATCAGCGAGATTTTGGCGCGGCTGAGAGGCGGCACGGATAACAAGCATGCAGCGCCAGCCGTTCCCGCTTCACCAGACAACGTGGCCACAGCACCAGCCACAGCCCAATAA